In the genome of Candidatus Omnitrophota bacterium, the window GCAGGCTGGCTTTTTGCCTTTCCGCCCGCAGAACGATTTTACGCCAGGTTCCGAAATCTTCCGGCTCCATGCGCGCTTTGAGAATCGCCTTGTAGCCCACGACGAGGTCGCCCATGCCGCGGTCTCTCAGATTGATCTGATACCCTTTATCCGGCCAAGGCTTCCCTTCCAGATTGGCGCGGAAGAAAATGCCGCTGTCGTAGCCTTCCACCAAAGGCTTGGCTTCGAGTTCCAGGATAAAATCATCAACCATTGCGTCCGTGCGCAGCCAACCCATGCCCTCTACGAGATGGAGTTCTTTTTTTTCCGGATCCACAGTGAACTTAACGTCGTTCATCCCCGTCCAGCCCGATAAATCCTTGCCGTTGAATAGGTCTGTCCATCCGCTTTCTTGCGCCGATGCAGAAACGGAAATCAGCGCCGCTATCCCTATCGCCGTCATGATCTTTTCTGATTTCAACATATCCGCCCCTTTCTTAATCCAGCTGACAAATTAAAGTAAAGCGATTTGCCATATTACCTTATCCGATCGGATTGGAGTAGCCAGCCGATGTTCGAAAAAATCGCCCAACCTATTCTTGCTATAACCTGTTTTTGCATCTTGATGCAGGATAGTGCATTCGCCGGTTATCCTTCCTTTCTCGACGGCGAAACGCCCAAAGACTACGTCTGTTGCCGCGCCTCCAGCCTCATGAATATTGACGGCCGTTTGGACGAATCGTCATGGGCCGACGCTTCCTGGACCGATCCTTTTCAGGATATCGAAGGCGATAAGAAGCCTGCGCCGCGCTATGCCACGCGGGCGAAGATGCTTTGGGACGACGAATATTTTTATATCGCCGCCTACTTGGAAGAACCGCATGTGTGGGGAACCTTGACGGAGCGCGATTGCGTGATTTTCAACGACAACGATTTCGAAGTCTTCATCGATCCCAACGGAGACAATCACGAATATTACGAATTCGAGATGAACGCTTTAAACACGGTTTGGGACCTCTTCCTGCCTAAACCGTATAAAGACGGCGTAGAACCGCAAAACGACTGGAATATCGCCGGACTTAAGACAGGCGTTCATATCGACGGGACGATCAACGATCCCTCGGATGAAGATAAAGGCTGGTCGCTGGAAATCGCCTTTCCCTGGAAAGCGTTGGCGCAGTACGCCCATTGTCCCGCGCCGCCGCAAAACGGCGACTATTGGCGCATCGATTTTTCCCGCGTGGAATGGCAAATTCGAATCGAAGACGGAAAATACCGAAAAGTTCCCCGAACGAAAGAAGACAACTGGATATGGTCGCCGCCCGGCGTCATCGACATGCACCGCCCGGAGCGTTGGGGGTATGTTCAATTCTCCACAGCGAAGCCTGGAGTGGATTCGTTCCAGCCCGACGCGGCGTATGGCGCCAAAATCTATTTGCATAAAATCTATTACGCGCAACGGGAATTTCAGAAACAAAACCAACGTTGGGCGAATAATCTGGAAGAATTGCAACTCAACCAGATTGCTCTTCCTCCAGGAACCTCCGCGCCCCGCATCGAATCGACAACGGATGGTTATACGGCGTCGTTGGAACTGACGTTGCCCGGCGGCGCCGTGAAAAAATGGAATATCCGCCAGGATTCGCTTCTTTGGAAAGACTGACACAGCGGCATTATGAAGATAAAAGATAAAATCTCCGCCGTTCTCTCCCATCGCCAAATGCCTTGGATCATGGCGCTTCTGGCCATGTTTTTGATCCTTCCTTCCCTGCGAGTCGGTTGGCAACTAGACGATAACTTCCATCGCCTTATTCTTCTGGGGAAAACGCCGCCTAGCGGCGTGAAAATATCGCCTCTCAGCTTATTTTCGTTCCTTAATGGCGATTCCGTCAAAACTCATGCTTTGATGGACGAAGGGTATCTTCCCTGGTGGACGTTGGAAGATATCCGCATTCGCTTTTTCCGCCCGCTTACGATTTTCACGCACTGGCTCGATTACCGTTTATGGCCGAACAACGCCGCGCTGATGCACCTGCAAAGCATATTATGGTATGGCGCCTTGATCGCGGCAGCGGCGTTCTTCTATCGGAGAATGTTGGGAGCGGGATGGGTGGCGGGACTAGCGGCGTTTTTCTACGCCGCTGACAAAGCCCATGGAGTGCCCGCTGGATGGCTGGCCAATCGCAATGCGGTGCTGGCGGCGTTCTTCGGCCTCTTGACGCTGATCCTTCATGACCGCTGGCGGCGGGACGGTTGGCGTCCGGCAAGAGCGCTGGCGCCGCTTTCCTTCCTGCTGGCGCTTCTCTCGGCGGAATTCGGAGTAGGAACAGCGGCGTATCTATTCGCTTACGCCGTCTTCATCGAACGAGGAAGACGCTCCGATAAATTCCTATCTCTGCTTCCTTACGGCCTTATTTTGACGTTATGGCTTGTTGGCTATCATGCGTTCGGCTACGGCGCCTGGGGATCGGGGTATTACGTGGATCCGGCGAGAGAACCGCTGGAATTCATGAAGTCGATCGGATTTAAAGCTCCTTTGTTGCTTGCCGGGCAATGGTTGGGCTTCCCATTAGGCCCCGCTGCTGTCTTGCCTACGAATGTTGTTCGCATCGCCTGGCAAATTTCGCTTGCCGCGTCGGTTGTTATGGTTGCAGCGCTATCGCCTTTGCTGCGCCATAACGCCCTCGCTCGTTTTTGGGGATTGGGAATGTTGTTGTCGCTTCTCCCGATATGCGCCGTTTTCCCCAACGAACGCCTTTTCTTTTTCGTAGGGATTGGAACGATGGGCCTATTGTCTAAATTCATCCAAACGTTGCGGGAACATCCTTCCTGGTTTTACCGGCGTCGTTTTTGGCGCTTCTTCGCCTATGGCTTATCTGGCCTATTCCTCCTCATCCACGGAGTTCTCTCTCCGATGCTTCTGCCTCTTTCCTCTTTGGGTTCCACTTTTGTAGAACCTTTTATTGCCAAAGCGGCGGAGAGCCTCCCCAACGATTCTAATATCACTCAGCAAGATTTAATCCTCGTCAATCCTCCGCTCGTCTTCTTCGCCCATCACCTTCCTATTACGCTCTTTCTCCAAGATCGGCCTCTTCCGCATACCTTTCGCGTGCTCGCCCAAGGTTCCAGTTCGCTGCAAATCAAGCGCATTGGGGAACGCTCGCTGTCGATTCGACCGCAAGATGGTTTTATGAACACGGTAAACGAGATTCTCTTTCGCAGCGCCAGTCATCCTATGGCCGTAGGGCAAAAAGTCCTTATGACGGGCATGAGCGTAGAGATAGCGTCCCTTACGGCGGATGGCCGTCCGGTGGAAGCGATTTTCCGGTTCGACGTTCCTTTGGATGAGGCTTCCATGCGCTGGATGCAATGGAAAAATGGAGTTTACGTCCCATTCGTTCCTCCATCCATCGGGCAAACGATAACGTTGTCTCCAGTAACTCTTTTCGATCGATAACTCATGTTACGCGCAATGAAAACTAAAGGGATCTATTGCGAATGTCTTTTGAATCGCGAAAACGTGAAATAAAAAAGAAAAACGCAAAAAAAAGAAAATAAGTTGGCGCATGGGATCGCGCCGTGAAATCCTTTTTTTCCGTGAAATCCAAAAGAATCCCCGATATCCGTGATTCAAAAACTTCGTGGAATTCGAGATTTTTCGTGGTTTCGTGATTCAATAACGTAAAAAAATGAAATCCTTGTGCTCTTTTAAACGATTCTTATACTTGGCGTTGATATACCAACTCCGCAAGATAAAAATCATTGGCAGCATAACATTATTTAATGCGGATTGCCTCCTTTTCCATCGCGTGGCAAGATACAAAGTAAAAATTAGGCGAGCGAAGAGTTATGTTATCCATCATCCGGTTGTTGGATCGAATTCTCTGGTTGTATGAAGCGATCATTATAGTCCGATGCATTCTGTCATGGGCGCAAGCGTTGCCCAACAATCCTATTATCCGCTTTATTTACCAAATCACGGAACCGCTTATGGACGCCGTACGGCGCGCTTTTCCCTTTCTGGCGATGGGAGGATTCGATTTAAGCCCCATTGTCATTATTCTGCTAATTGACTTTACCCGCCGTTATCTTTACTCTTTGCTTATTCCTTTTTATTAAAAAATTACTTTCGCAGATTTCCAGAAGGGACAAAGCCGCCGCGAGGGCGGAGATGTCGACGAATTGAATAGGGGGCATTTATTATGAAACGTTCCATGTTCTTGTTTGCCATTTACGCATTTGTTTTTATGCCGCATTTGGCGCGAGCGGCGGACGATTCTCTTTCGATCCAAGCGATGACGTACAATATCCGCTACAACAATCCCGACGACGGCATTAACGCCTGGCCCAACCGCAGCCATCGCGTGGCGGAAATGATCGGAACCCGTTATCATGCGGATTTCGCGGGTCTGCAGGAAGCGAAATACGACCAGATTCAAGACCTGGAAAAGGCCCTTCCCGATTACGGCTGGTTTGGCGCGGCGAGAGACGACGGCGATAAAGCAGGAGAATTTTGTCCCATATTTTACCGAAAAGACCGATTCGAATTGCTGAAACAAAATACGTTCTGGCTGTCGGAAACGCCGGATGCCGCCGGTTCGAAATCGTGGAATTCCGACTGCGTCCGCATCGTTACGTGGGGGCAATTCCGCGATAAGAAGAGCGGAAAAATCTTTTATCATTTCAATACGCACTTCGACCACCGCAGCGAACTGGCGCGAGTGGAAAGCGCGAAGTTGATCTCCAAAAAAGCCGTCGAGATCGCGGGCGATTCGCCGGCGTTTTTAACGGGGGATTTCAATACGCAGGAAAAATCCCAACCCTACTCCATCATCGTAGGGAAAGAGAGCATCGGAGATTTCCGTTCCAGCTTCCAGGACGCCCGCTATCTATTGAAAGAGGGAAAGCATGAAGGCCCCACGTCCACTTTTACGATGGAAGGATGGACGAAGTACGGCGCTCCGGAAACCAAGATCGATTTCATTTTCATCCTTAAAGGTTTTGCGGTATTAAGGCATCGCGTATTGGACGACCAGTTCGACGGGCGATTCCCCTCCGATCATCTGCCGGTTTTGGCGGAGATCGAATTGCAATAGTTTTAGGGGATGCCAGATCGTTATCCGGTGAATTTGATAATAAAAATTGAGGCTCTTGCAAAATGGATAAAGTCTACGCTTTAATTCTCCCCCCAAGTTTGGGGGGAGTTAGAGGGGGGTTGATTTTATTAGGCTTAAGGCAACCCCCTCCTAACCTCCCCCAGGCTTGGGGGAGGAATAATGGAATTTTGCATGAGGCTCAATTGACAATCATTCCAGGAGTGTTTTTATGATTACTCCCACGCGCAAAGATCGAAACATGAAAATCATCCTAGACACCGGCATCGTCGCCGTGATCCGGGCGCAAAGCAGCGATCAACTCGTCCGCGTATTCGACGCGCTGATGGAGGGCGGCGTCAAAGCCATCGAAGTAACGATGACGACGCCCAACGCCCTCGACGTAATTCGCGATTTATCCAATAAGATGAAAAACGAAGAGGCCGTCGTTGGCGTCGGCACCGTCCTCGATCCCGAAACGGCGCGCGCCGCCATTCTGGCGGGAGCGGAATACGTCGTCTCCCCCACGCTCAACCTCGAAACCGTAAAAATGTGCCGCCGATATTCCGCCGCCGTCATTCCCGGCGCCTATACGCCTACGGAAATCCTGACGGCGTGGGAAGCAGGCGCGGACATCGTCAAGGTTTTCCCCGCTACTACGCTGGGGCCGGGCTTTTTCAAGGATGTTCTCGGCCCTCTGCCGCAAGTGCGCTTATCGCCAACGGGCGGCGTCAGTCTGGAGACGGTCAAAGATTTTATCAAAGCGGGAGCGTGCTGCGTGGCAGTCGGCGGCAACCTCGTGAGCAAAGCGGCGTTGGCGGAGCAAAACTGGAAGAAAATCGCCGAAACGGCGAAACAATTTATCCAACTCATCCAAGAAGCGAGAGCGTAGGAGAAAGGGAAGGTCATGGCTGATATCGTTACGTTTGGAGAAGCGATGGTGCGGTTGGCGCCGCCGGATTTCATGCGCTTGGAGCAGACGCATACCCTCGACGTCAAAATCGGCGGCGGCGAATATAACGTTTCCGTTGGCGCGGCGCGTCTGGGCTTAACCAGCGTCTTCGTCACCCGCCTGCCCAACAATCCTCTGGGCCGCATGATCGCCAACAAGGCCCGCGAGCACGGCGTCGATACATCCCATATCGTTTGGACCGACGGCGACCGCGCGGGTTTGTATTTCGTCGAGTTCGGCGCCAAACCGCGCGCCAGCAGCGTCCTCTACGACCGCAAGGATTCCGCCATCAGCCGCATCAAGCCGGGCATGGCGAATTGGGACGCCGTTTTTCCCGGCGCGAAAATTTATCACGTCAGCGGCATCACGCCCGCTCTTTCTGAAACCGCCGCCAAGACCACAAAAGAATCGATGCTGAAAGCCCGGCAATACGGCGTGACCATCAGCGTCGATCTCAATTACCGCGCCAAACTCTGGTCGGAAGCGGAAGCCCAAAAGTGCATGACGGAATTGATGGAATATACCGACATCCTCATCACCACCGAGGAAGATTGCATGCGCGTCTTCAAAATCGAGGGCGATAATTACGAAGAAGTGGCAAGCAAACTGCACGACCGCTTCGGTTTTAAAGCGGTGGCCATCACCCTGCGCGAAAATCTTTCCGTCTGGCGCAACAACTGGACCGCCATCGTGCTCTATGAAGGCAAGATTTACGACGCTCCCAACTACGAAGTGGAAATCGTTGACCGTGTCGGCGGCGGCGATTCCTTCTCGGCGGGTTTTCTGGCAGGCTATCTCACCGGCGACATTAGCTACGCCGTCAAATTCGGAGTAGCCTTCTCCGCTTTGAAACATTCCGTTCCCGGCGACCTCAACTGGTGTACGAAGACCGAAGCGGAAGCCCTTATGAAAGGCGGCGGCAACCTGCGCATCGTCCGCTAAAACCGCGCCGGTTAAACGTAAAGTGAAGAATCATGACAACCATTCGCACTCTTACGTTGAATCCGGTCATCGATTTGATCTATAGCGTGGATCGATTCGAAAAAGGCTCCACTTTCCGTTGCGACGATTTTCTTTATCTCCCAGCGGGAAAAGGAATCAATGTTACCAACGCCCTAGCCTGCATGGGAGAATCATCCTGCGCTTATCTACCACTGGGAAAAGATGATGTTCCGCTTTATATCGCCGCTTGCCGTCAACGGCCTATCGAATTGCATTATGCCGCGGGGGATTTTCGAATTCGCCGCCATTGCACCATTCTGGAGAGAAAAACCGGCTCCGTAACTCATGCGCAGACGCGCGGCGAAACTATGCCTCCCGCCCTTATGGATGAACTTGTGGAAGAACTTGTTGGCGGGATGGAACCGGAGGATATCGCGATTCTTTCCGGCAGCGTCCCGCCGGGCGTCTCTCCTTCGATCTACGCGGAAATCATAACCCGCTGCCAAAAAAAAGGCGCGCGAACGATTTTGGACGCCAGCGGCCCGCCGCTTCGGGAAGGCGCCGCCGCGCAACCTTTCCTGCTCAAAATCAACCAGAATGAAACGGAGCAGCTCCTGGGCGAATCCATGACGGAAGCGGCGGACATCGTCCGGGAAATTCATCGCCGCTTTGGGATTCCGCGCATCGTTATTTCGCTGGGAGAAAAAGGCGCCGTCGCGGGCGGCGAGGAAGGAATCATACGCCTGCGGCTTCCAATGGATCCATCCGAAGTCCGTGATACCGTAGGCTGCGGCGACGCGATGACGGGCGGGATCGCCTGGGGTATGAAAAGAGACCTCCCCTGGGAAGAAATCTGCCGTTGCGGCATAGCCTGGGCTTCCGCCGCCGCCTGTTGCGCTGGTCCCGCTCATTTGGATCCGCATTGCGTGGAAAAGATGCTTGATCGCGTGGAAATCCGCCGCATGGTTTCCCTATAAACTATAGGGCGAAAGAAATTCTCCATCCTTCAAGCAGGCTTCCTTATTTCTTAGCTAACATCAAAAATAAGGGATAGTCTTTATCCACTCCAGCGGCTGTTTTTTTCTTGATGACGTAAGGCGTGGAAAATCGGATGGAGTGGAATCCTATGTTTTCCGCCATTTTGGCCAGCGGCTCTCGATCAAAGCCAAAATGTTCGACGCCATCGTTATCGGAATGGAAATCGCCCTCTTCTTTATCCAAATCGACAAGGGCTAATTGCCCCGGTTGTTTAAGGGAATCGTTGAATTGCGATAATATCGAGTCCGTATTCTTGATATGATGGAATGTCATGGAGCAGATGGCGATATCGTATTCCCATCGGGGAATCGCATTCTTCATTCCATCCAACCATAGGAGGCCGATGTTATCCATTTCCTGTTGTCGGATTTTTCTCTCTAAAACCTCCAACATTCCGCGAGAAGAATCGATCGCCGCGATTTTTTTCACCAGCGGCTGGAAATGCAGAGTAACCAATCCCGTGCCCGCCCCATATTCCATCAGGGACATGTCAGAACGAATTTCCAACGAATGGATCATCGCATGTGCAATGGCGTCAGCCGCTTCAATGCGCCGGGATTCGTTATCGTAGGTTTGGGATTGGTTATCGAATGGATTCATGGCGTTTATCTCGTTGCTCCGATCGCCTCGTCCAGCAAAAAAAACAGCCTGCGAAAGCAGGCCGTTTTATTAAGCTCGCTTGAAACTATGCACTATCAATCCGCTCCCGTAATCTGCGTATAGCTGTCAGTGATCGTAGTGTAATCGGCGGTTACGTTGCGATATTTAGGAGCTAGGCTCGACGCATACGTTTCGCCGCCGATAACGAACAAATCGGAGCCTGGCGAGACGATAGCGCCGGGAGTGAAGATTTTCTTACTGGGATCGCCTGGCAGCCAGAGCGGAGTGGTTTCAATAGCGCGGAACGAATCGGAGAAGTTGGTAACGGGAGCGCCGTTGTTGCCGGTATTGGAAATATCATAAGCATTGGCTAGACCGACCGGATGCACCGTTCCATCGCCGGTCAGAACCAATAACCCTGTCGTCGTCGAATTCGCCGCCACGCCCAACTGCTTGTTCTCCTTGTTGGGAACCAACGCCAAATCGCGGGCGATGGGGAAGCCGAAGAAGGGTGGAATCGAGTTGACGGGAATCACATTGCCGTTCGAATCGATTTTCGGCGGGAAGGAAAGCGCCGCATCGCCGATGGCGAACACTCCGCCATATTCGTCGAGGAGATAGAAGCCCTTGCCGCTGGGGGTGATTTCAACATCTATGGCAACATCCCACCCGAAATAGGGTAGGTCGCCTTTATCGGCTTCCCAGGGACTGGCGAGGACGATGTTGTTGATCGGCTTGCCGAAATCCTCTTGCAGCATATCTTTGTCGTAAAGAATTTGGTTATCATTGTCCACATCGAAATCAAGCGCGAGACGGTTGGAGTGCACGGCGCCGAAACCGTCCAGAATGTAATAACCATTCGTCATGGCGATAGTTCTGTTTTCGATCGCGCTGGAATCGCTTTTGGATGGAGCGGTCAGTTGCGCGTATTCCGCCGATATTTCCAAGTCGCGGGCGATATCCGAACCCGAACCGAAATAGGCGAAAATTGGAGTGACGCTTTTTACATTTTGATTGAAATAAAGACGATTGACAGGATAATTAATGGGGCCGCCTTTTAGAAGGTCATTGACGGTAACTTCCGAACCGGAGATGTCGATCGTGCCCGGATAAAGGCTTTCGACGATTTCGGGCTCGCCGGTTTGAAGATTATCGAAGACGTAAGAAGGAAGATTGGTTGCGCCTACGGGATGCACGACGCCGTCGGCGTCCAGAACGAAGTAGCCGCGATAGCCGTAAGTTTCGTTTCTCCAGTCGGGAGAGATTTCAAGGTCTTTCGCTACGTCCCAGCCGAAATAAGGGACGGCGGAAAACGTAGAGTGCATTGCGCCTACCTGCGCCGGAGTCGATATCAAAACCGGCGTGGAATCCGGCGCGGTAACGGAAATCGGCGTATCCAACGTCAGGGAAAATTGACCGCCCAAAACATCCAAAGCGTACGCTCCTTTCAAGGAGCCGTCAGGATTGCCGACTAATTCGATGTCTTTGGCTACAGGAAAAGGAAACTGGAATTGGTTGGAGGTGTCAGCCAACTCTTTGAAAAGATAAGAGCTCAATTGATCGCCATTCTGGGAGACGCTGAATATCCGTCCTAAAGCATCCAGTATCAAAATACCATCTTGATTGGCTGTGGTAGGTTCGAATTGAGCGCTGGCGTTATTTACAAATACAACCGACAATACACTGATGCCGAGGAGCAGCCGTCTTAAGGCCATTTCGACCTCCTTAGAATGCGCATTGATAAACTTTTCCCGCATTATACTCTTATCCCTTGACTTGGCCTATTCGCCAACAAGGGGGCCCATACATAATTTTTATAATTAACCACCTTACCGAATTGGTGAGCCAGACTCAAGTCTTAAACCAGAAAAAAAATCCAAGAAATTTGTCCCGGTATCTCAATAAATTCATCCCATTCGAAGCGAATGAGGCTAAAAATCCTCAGTGCAGTATAAGGAAAAGTCCTCTCTATGTCAAGTGATAAATTTCGCTCAAGTACTGTAAAAACCAGGATCTGCGTGATTATTTTCTTGAAACTTGCCTCTTCCGGGATAAGAAGCGTTGTTGCTTGACCGCAATGCTGCGGGGTAGGAAATCCCCCGTTTCCTCTTTCTTACCGCCATTATTCCTTTGTTCTCTGCGGCCTTTTTATGTTTTTTGTTTTAACCTCCACGAATTAAAGAATTTAAATCGTTAGGCCGCCCAGAAGTTACATCGTTTTTAATATACCATAGAATATCGTACATCTCCAGAGTAAGTTTAATATTTTTTTAATGGTTGATAAAATATTTCTCTTCGATAATAGGAAAACGAGTATTCCCATGGCCGGGATTACAGTATTCGCCTTACGTCCTATCCTGCAAGGAATAAGTTTTCTCGACGATATGGCTTTCTGTGCGTTTTGAATCAACCGGCGCCGATAAGGTCGAGAACCTCCTCCGTTTTCGAACGCATCAACCGAATGTCTCCCCGCGATTCCACGTTCAATCGTATAACCGGCTCCGTATTCGATTTCCTTAAATTCATTCGCCAGGTCTCGAAGGCGATGGAGAGACCATCGATCTCATCGACGATGGGATTCATGCTCTCATAATAACGGCGGACTCTTTCAAAAATGGAGTCCGGTTCCTTCACTCGCCGGTTGATCTCGCCGCTGACTGGGTAGCGTTCGATGCGTTCTGCGATCAATGCCGACAGCGGATTTCCTCGTTGGCTCAAGATTTCCGCCATCAGCAGCCAGGGCGTCATTCCGCTGTCGCAATAGAAAAAGTCTTTGAAATAATGATGCGCCGACATTTCGCCGCCGTAGACGGCGTCTTCCCGCCGCATCATTTCTTTGATGAAAGCATGGCCCGATTTGCATGGTAGGGGAACGCCTCCGGCTTCCTCCACAAGTTCGATCGTATTCCATACCAAACGCGGATCGTAAACGATTTTAGCGCCGGGACGCTTGGCCAGCAACGCTTGGGCTAGAAAACCAACGATGTAATAGCCTTCGATAAACTCCCCATTCTCGTCGAAGAAAAAACAGCGATCGAAGTCGCCATCCCATGCGATGCCTAGCTCCGCATGGGATTCCTTTACCGCCCGGCTGGTATTAAAACGGTTTTCCGGCAAAAGAGGATTGGGAACGCCGTGGGGAAAGGAGGGATCCGGTAGATGATGGATTTTTACGAATTCGAAGGGCAAATGCTTCTCCAATTGGTCCAGGATAATACCCGCTCCGCCGTTGCCTGCGTTGACGACGATTTTCATCGGTTTGAGTTGGCCGATATCCACGCCGCCTAATAGGCGTTGGATATAGGCGTCCGTACAATCGAACGTCTTAACCTGACCGATTCGCTCCGGCGCCGCAAATACTCCCGCCAGACAAAGGCGCTCGATCTCCTTTAGTCCCGTCTCGGAGCCTACGGGCCGCGATTCGCGGCGAACGATTTTCATGCCGTTGTATTCTGGGGGATTGTGGCTGGCGGTGATCATGATTCCCCCGTCCATTTGTTGATGGGCGACGGCGAAATAGACCATTTCGGTTCCGCACAAACCCATGTCGAAAACATCGGCGCCGCCTTCGGTCAGCCCTTTCGCCAGCGCTTGGCTCAGCGCCTCGCCCGAAGCGCGGATATCGCGCCCAATGACGAATGTTTTCGCCGAGAGATATTGCGCGGCGGCGCGTCCAATTTTGTACGCCAATTCGGGATTCAGTTCCGAAGGGACGACGCCCCGCACGTCATAAGCCTTGAAACACGGAATCGAGGATATGCGGTTCATAGGCAGCGCTCATTGTTTTTCTATTTCATGTTTATTCGTGGTTTCAAAATTAATTCGCGTCTTCGCGATTCAAATTTGCGTCGCTCCGCGATTTTTCAATTCCTCTACAATTAGGCGTACATCCTGCGCCCGGTCGCGGCGGCAGACGAGCACGCCGTCTTCCGTAACGGCGATGATGGCGTTTTCCATTCCCGCCGCGCCCACGGCCATTTTCTCCATTCCCGGCTCATTGTAAACGATGACGTTGCGGCAATCCACGAGCGCCGCTCCCCCATAGACGGTGTTTCGATTCGAATCGCGGGATTGGAAGCGGGCGAGCGAATCCCAGGCTCCGGCATCGTCCCAGGCGAAATCCCCCAGGGCGACGTATACGTTTTCCGCTTTTTCCATCAGGCCGTAGTCGATGGAGATATTGGGCATTCTTTCGAAAATTTCCGCAATTTCTTTCTCGGCGCCGGTATTCCGCTGCAATATTTCCGCCATCCGCAAAACGCTTTGCGCCAGATCGGGCAGAGCGCGTTGCAGACTTTTAAGAAAGGTGGAGATGCGCCAAAAGAACATGCCGCTGTTCCAGTAATAGAATCGAGAGGCCTGATACCGTTCCGCATCTTCCTGGTGGGGTTTTTCCAGAAACTGGGCCGCGCGATAGATGGGAACGCCGCCGCTTTCGGTAACGGGCTTGTTCAATTCGGCGATTTGGATATAACCGAAACCCGTCTCTGGGCGCGTAGGATGCGTCCCGATCGCCACCAGCGCTTCGTTCTCCTCCGCCCACCGCAGCGCGGCGGCGAGAGTGCTCCGGAAGCGCCCGTTGTCGCCGATGCGATGATCGGCGGTCGTTACTGACATAAGAATATCTTCCGCATCGGGAAAACGGGCCAACGCATGGGCGGCGGCGAAAGCGATGCAGCCCGACGTATTGCGCCGCATCGGTTCCCCCAATACATTTTCGGCGGGGATTTGCGGCAAGGCGGAGCGAATAACCGCCTGCAAATCGGCGTTGGCGCCGATGAAAATCCGTTCGGGAGGAATTAGGGGCGCCAACCGATCGACGGCTTCCTCCAGCATCGTTTTCGTCTCGCTGGTCAGACGCAACAGCTGCTTGGGACGCAAACGGCGGCTGATAGGCCAAAATCGCTCCCCCGACCCGCCCGCCATAATAATTCCGACGGTAGGAATACTCATCCCGATTCCTCCTAAAAAATTTTCTCTATTGTAACGCGGAATAGACGCAGAAGGAGCCTTGCGGGACAGTGTGACTGCGGAGACGGGGAGAAAGATTGATGGGTCACGTTTTTTGATCCATCAATCTTTTCATCATTCATCATTCATCATTCATCACTCCTCATTCATCATTCATCGAAACAGCCTTTTTTCCCCTTCCAATTTCGGATAGAGTAATCGAATCAGCAATTCCGACTGTTTTTTGTGATAAGATTGGTTGCTA includes:
- a CDS encoding phosphomannomutase translates to MNRISSIPCFKAYDVRGVVPSELNPELAYKIGRAAAQYLSAKTFVIGRDIRASGEALSQALAKGLTEGGADVFDMGLCGTEMVYFAVAHQQMDGGIMITASHNPPEYNGMKIVRRESRPVGSETGLKEIERLCLAGVFAAPERIGQVKTFDCTDAYIQRLLGGVDIGQLKPMKIVVNAGNGGAGIILDQLEKHLPFEFVKIHHLPDPSFPHGVPNPLLPENRFNTSRAVKESHAELGIAWDGDFDRCFFFDENGEFIEGYYIVGFLAQALLAKRPGAKIVYDPRLVWNTIELVEEAGGVPLPCKSGHAFIKEMMRREDAVYGGEMSAHHYFKDFFYCDSGMTPWLLMAEILSQRGNPLSALIAERIERYPVSGEINRRVKEPDSIFERVRRYYESMNPIVDEIDGLSIAFETWRMNLRKSNTEPVIRLNVESRGDIRLMRSKTEEVLDLIGAG
- a CDS encoding sugar phosphate nucleotidyltransferase — encoded protein: MSIPTVGIIMAGGSGERFWPISRRLRPKQLLRLTSETKTMLEEAVDRLAPLIPPERIFIGANADLQAVIRSALPQIPAENVLGEPMRRNTSGCIAFAAAHALARFPDAEDILMSVTTADHRIGDNGRFRSTLAAALRWAEENEALVAIGTHPTRPETGFGYIQIAELNKPVTESGGVPIYRAAQFLEKPHQEDAERYQASRFYYWNSGMFFWRISTFLKSLQRALPDLAQSVLRMAEILQRNTGAEKEIAEIFERMPNISIDYGLMEKAENVYVALGDFAWDDAGAWDSLARFQSRDSNRNTVYGGAALVDCRNVIVYNEPGMEKMAVGAAGMENAIIAVTEDGVLVCRRDRAQDVRLIVEELKNRGATQI